CGAAGCCACCCCTGCCCGCAGTCCCTGCTCGAGCCAGCGACGGGCGCCGGGGCCCAGCGCGGCCTGCTCGGCCACCAGGTCGTCGGCCAGCGGGTCGCCCGTGGCCAGGGCCCACGCCAGGAGCGCGCCGTCGTCCCCCGCGGTCGGCTCCTCAGCCACCAGCGCCACCGCGGTGCCGCTGGAGCTGGTCGGCGAGGTTGAAGACCTCCTCCAGCTCCAGGAAGCCGGTGTCGGGAGCGCCGTCCAGGTCGACGAAGAACTGCCCCATCTCGGCCTGCCAGCGGGTGTTGACGTCGGTGGTGGCCATGGCCGCCTGGGCCCGCTCGAGCGAGTCGGTCTCGAAGTAGCCGATCAGCAGGCCGTCGGGGCGCAGGAACAGCGAGTAGTTGTGCCAGCCGGCGGCGTCCAGCGCCTCGGCCATCTCGGCCCAGATCGGGTCGTGACGACGCTTGTACTCCTCGATCCGGTCCGGCTCGACCTGCAGCTGGAAGCACACGCGGCGGACGTCCTGGGGCATGGCTGGCACTCCTCGGCTCGGCTGGGCCGGCCCCTCGACCGCCCCCGGAGAGCCTACCGACGGGCGGCCGGGGTGGCGGCGGGCCAGCCGGATCGCCGGCGCCGGACCGGACCGGCCACCAGGGACGGCGGCGGGCGGGCGGGATCGCTGACGGAATTTGAGGGTCAGTCATGGCCGGCAGGCAGCAGAGCCCCCGCCACGCCTGGGTCACGGGTCCGCACGAGGACGAGTGACGGCCGAAATCCGTCACGGCCGTCCACCGCCGGGCAGCCTCGAGGTGGTGCCCGGCCGGCACCACGACGGCCCGAGGACGGTCACCGGCCCGTCGACCGGGCGACGGGCGACGGGCGTCGCCCGGCCGCGGGCTGACCCGTTTCCCGGCGTCAGGTGTGCACCGACATCGGTGCGGGATCGACGCCGCCGGCCCGGGATCCGCCCGCCTCGTCCGAGCGACGCCGGTACCCGCCGCGCGCGATGGGGG
The sequence above is a segment of the Auraticoccus monumenti genome. Coding sequences within it:
- a CDS encoding L-rhamnose mutarotase, which gives rise to MPQDVRRVCFQLQVEPDRIEEYKRRHDPIWAEMAEALDAAGWHNYSLFLRPDGLLIGYFETDSLERAQAAMATTDVNTRWQAEMGQFFVDLDGAPDTGFLELEEVFNLADQLQRHRGGAGG